The Centroberyx gerrardi isolate f3 chromosome 19, fCenGer3.hap1.cur.20231027, whole genome shotgun sequence genome has a segment encoding these proteins:
- the sall3b gene encoding sal-like protein 3b: MSRRKQAKPQHLKSDEEAPQTGLRSTNGILEGMEREEMNAGESRHGSEETHICEKCCAEFFTWTELSEHQTVCTEDPLVLIVKDDEGMPVPEESPIGPSPVPSMAPSDSTAAESTDGGFELGETLLNDNDSLDNLEEGRERDEAMELEHRPQDKYTATSSPQPPDSAESASPQMSAAASYSMPSTNVTLEILHSTRVAVAQFSQGISSSGTGGKAASAAIPVILEHLLALQQQQVHQLQLIEQICSQVAVMNRQPTQAALNPVSRALSLAPNPFPSQGIIPPPILPLSGTMPSAINGQASVSLSSVLEKSQSLSSQTVCGQSTFRDVACTSASSENSPPPPSSCSSSISALLPPYTGSHTSSISCTQTLSSSSPLSLGQSSLLSSSSSLPFLPQSPPSSVIFPNPLASIAATANALDPLAALMKHRKGKLPNVSLFETKPSPEEPFFKHKCRFCAKVFGSDSALQIHLRSHTGERPFKCNICGNRFSTKGNLKVHFQRHKEKYPHVQMNPYPVPEYLDNVPTSSGIPYGMTFPPEKPGSSWLDSKPVVATLPTPMGLPLSSTLTSIGSSNDPVSVTPSVKSPYRPASGECASLSPNRIGSEPHFPPVSESPQCNRETEASNILKTEGVHLPQNCTLRLRANPVTVATSTTTPTVATTPEPTTPASPVSNSSPLSLNSEEMKFSSGGFLDSMQTSETSKLQQLVENIDKKIIDPNQCVLCHRVLSCQSALKMHYRIHTGEKPFKCKVCGRAFTTKGNLKTHIGVHRENPPVRIQHSCPICQKKFTNAVVLQQHIRMHMGGQIPDSSLMEGLQEMDGDISFNEKNFDSLSSNDNDLIDDISMEDDNEEEEEEIENMEEGVSPKPLSSVCNSPPKSSAIVSSIAALENQMRMIDSTVSLNHSFGIKSLTNGFMDSGQLAINFSLTEKKVENCNAVSPNVSESSRSPRVSASPVQSKSEGMMIKSPAVNNRTESQELLAASVKREQSDSPTSAAAVAAAQELRGMQPSKLCVKEESPYSMPFQLSRERAAGQSIPGLVTSTSSGMIKTEMNGHSQPSNPNEGQQHPSFSLHIPPAYPSVGSPGMTSLLGPAPPRRTPKQHNCNVCGKNFSSASALQIHERTHTGEKPFVCSICGRAFTTKGNLKVHMGTHMWNNAPARRGRRLSVENPMALLGGEAMKFGEMFQKDLAARAMNVDPGFWNRYAAAITNGLAMKNNEISVIQNRGIPQLHPMTAGMDRVSAGGSPITSLGKTGMDLGTNRHFSMLIDDSKEIGIN; encoded by the exons GCATCTTGGAaggcatggagagagaggagatgaatgcAGGTGAAAGCCGCCATGGCAGCGAGGAAACACACATCTGTGAGAAGTGCTGCGCTGAGTTCTTCACTTGGACCGAACTGAGCGAGCATCAGACGGTCTGCACTGAGGACCCGCTGGTGCTGATAGTGAAGGACGACGAGGGGATGCCTGTTCCCGAGGAGTCTCCTATCGGACCCTCCCCGGTTCCCAGCATGGCACCCAGCGACTCAACCGCAGCAGAATCCACAGACGGGGGCTTTGAGCTGGGAGAGACGCTGTTGAATGACAACGACAGCCTGGACAATctagaggaagggagggagcggGATGAAGCCATGGAGCTCGAGCATCGTCCACAGGACAAATACACAGCGACCTCCAGCCCCCAGCCTCCAGATTCTGCTGAGTCCGCCTCCCCTCAGATGTCGGCTGCTGCCAGCTACAGCATGCCGAGTACAAATGTGACGCTGGAGATCCTTCACAGCACAAGGGTGGCTGTCGCTCAGTTCTCCCAGGGAATAAGCAGCAGTGGCACTGGAGGGAAGGCAGCTTCGGCAGCCATCCCAGTCATCCTGGAGCACCTGCTGGCTCTGCAGCAACAACAGGTCCACCAGCTGCAGCTTATTGAGCAGATCTGCAGCCAGGTAGCCGTCATGAACAGACAACCCACACAAGCAGCGTTGAACCCAGTCTCTAGAGCGCTGTCTCTGGCACCTAACCCTTTCCCATCTCAAGGCATCATCCCTCCACCCATCCTCCCACTATCAGGAACAATGCCCTCAGCCATCAACGGACAGGCCTCTGTTTCTTTGTCATCTGTGCTTGAAAAGTCACAAAGTCTCTCCTCACAAACTGTATGTGGCCAGTCCACCTTTAGAGATGTTGCGTGTACCTCGGCCTCCTCAGAAAACtcgcccccgcccccctccagtTGTAGCAGCAGCATTTCCGCATTACTGCCTCCTTATACCGgctcacacacaagcagcatTAGCTGTACTCAGACACTGAGCTCCTCCAGCCCGCTGTCCCTGGGGCAGAGTAGTCTCCTCAGCTCATCCTCCAGCCTGCCATTTCTACCTCAGAGCCCCCCCAGCAGCGTTATATTCCCCAACCCCTTGGCTAGCATTGCTGCCACAGCTAATGCACTTGACCCTCTTGCAGCCCTGATGAAGCACAGGAAAGGAAAACTGCCCAACGTATCCTTGTTCGAAACCAAGCCCAGCCCGGAGGAGCCCTTCTTCAAGCATAAATGCAGGTTCTGTGCCAAAGTGTTTGGCAGCGATAGCGCTCTGCAGATCCACCTGCGCTCCCATACAGGGGAGCGGCCCTTCAAATGCAACATCTGTGGCAATCGCTTTTCCACGAAAGGGAATTTAAAGGTCCACTTCCAGAGGCATAAAGAAAAGTATCCTCATGTTCAGATGAACCCCTATCCTGTGCCAGAGTATCTAGACAATGTGCCAACAAGTTCAGGTATTCCCTATGGAATGACATTCCCCCCAGAAAAACCAGGTTCCTCATGGCTGGATAGCAAACCTGTTGTAGCAACTCTGCCCACCCCTATGGGTCTTCCGCTTTCCTCCACTCTTACCAGTATAGGAAGCTCAAATGACCCTGTAAGTGTAACACCATCCGTTAAATCTCCCTACCGGCCAGCCTCAGGTGAATGTGCGTCTTTGTCACCTAATCGTATAGGCAGCGAGCCTCATTTCCCTCCTGTTTCAGAGTCTCCACAGTGTAACCGCGAGACAGAAGCCTCCAATATACTGAAAACAGAGGGGGTACACCTGCCCCAAAACTGCACCCTGAGACTGAGGGCCAACCCAGTTACTGTGGCAACAAGCACCACAACCCCAACTGTAGCCACCACGCCCGAACCCACCACCCCAGCATCCCCCGTCTCCAACTCTTCACCCCTCTCGCTCAACTCGGAGGAGATGAAGTTCTCATCCGGCGGCTTCCTGGACTCTATGCAAACATCTGAGACCTCAAAGCTTCAGCAGCTGGTGGAGAACATTGACAAAAAGATCATAGACCCCAACCAGTGTGTCCTCTGTCACCGTGTCCTCAGCTGCCAGAGTGCGCTGAAGATGCACTACCGCATCCACACTGGGGAGAAGCCCTTTAAATGCAAGGTATGCGGCAGGGCTTTCACCACCAAAGGCAACCTGAAGACTCACATTGGTGTTCACAGAGAAAACCCTCCAGTTCGGATACAACACTCGTGTCCCATCTGCCAGAAGAAGTTCACCAACGCTGTTGTTCTCCAGCAGCACATCCGTATGCACATGGGTGGGCAGATCCCAGACTCCTCCCTCATGGAGGGGCTGCAGGAGATGGACGGCGACATCTCCTTCAATGAGAAGAACTTTGACAGTCTCAGCAGCAATGACAATGACCTCATCGATGACATTTCAATGGAGGATgataatgaggaagaggaagaggagatagaAAATATGGAAGAAGGTGTAAGTCCGAAGCCCTTGAGCTCTGTCTGTAATTCCCCTCCCAAGTCCTCGGCCATAGTTTCAAGTATAGCAGCGCTGGAGAACCAAATGAGGATGATTGACTCCACAGTAAGCCTAAACCACTCCTTCGGCATAAAGTCACTGACTAATGGTTTTATGGACAGTGGCCAACTCGCTATCAACTTCTCTTTGACGGAGAAAAAGGTGGAGAATTGTAATGCAGTCAGCCCAAATGTGTCTGAATCCTCCAGGTCACCTCGTGTATCAGCATCTCCTGTACAAAGCAAATCTGAAGGCATGATGATTAAATCTCCGGCCGTGAACAACAGGACAGAGTCTCAAGAACTTTTGGCAGCCTCGGTGAAGAGAGAGCAATCTGACTCTCCTAcctctgcagcagctgttgcGGCGGCCCAGGAGCTGAGGGGGATGCAGCCCAGCAAACTGTGTGTGAAGGAGGAGAGTCCTTACAGTATGCCATTCCAGCTGAGCAGAGAGCGAG ctGCCGGTCAAAGCATTCCAGGCCTGGTTACCAGCACTTCATCGGGCATGATAAAAACCGAGATGAATGGGCACAGTCAACCAAGCAACCCAAATGAGGGGCAGCAGCACCCGTCGTTCAGCCTCCACATCCCTCCGGCTTATCCGTCTGTCGGCAGTCCCGGGATGACCTCGCTGCTCGGCCCCGCTCCTCCTCGCCGGACGCCGAAGCAGCACAACTGCAACGTTTGTGGGAAGAACTTCTCGTCGGCCAGCGCCCTGCAGATCCACGAGcgcacacacaccggggagaaaCCCTTCGTCTGCTCCATCTGCGGCAGAGCTTTCACCACGAAAGGCAATCTGAAG GTTCATATGGGCACTCACATGTGGAACAACGCCCCGGCCAGGAGAGGCCGGCGGCTGTCGGTGGAGAACCCCATGGCCCTGCTGGGTGGAGAAGCCATGAAGTTCGGAGAGATGTTTCAGAAGGACCTGGCGGCTCGAGCCATGAATGTAGACCCTGGATTTTGGAACCGCTATGCGGCAGCTATCACCAACGGCCTGGCCATGAAGAACAACGAGATCTCAGTGATTCAGAATAGAGGCATCCCTCAGCTTCACCCTATGACTGCAGGCATGGACAGAGTGAGCGCCGGAGGAAGCCCCATAACCAGTCTAGGGAAGACGGGCATGGACCTGGGAACTAATAGACATTTTTCTATGTTGATTGATGACAGTAAAGAAATTGGGATCAATTGA